One window of the Sparus aurata chromosome 17, fSpaAur1.1, whole genome shotgun sequence genome contains the following:
- the myh14 gene encoding myosin-10 isoform X4 encodes MSRPTGGGANDVTRFLASGAMPGSPTSNAVFTAASQADWAAKRLVWVPSEKHGFESASIREERGDEVEVELTDSQRRITLSREEVQRMNPPRFSKVEDMADLTCLNEASVLHNLRERYYSGLIYTYSGLFCVVVNPYKNLPIYTESIVEMYRGKKRHEMPPHIYAISEAAYRSMLQDREDQSILCTGESGAGKTENTKKVIQYLAHVASSHKSGTLGRNKEAAQSMQYGELERQLLQANPILEAFGNAKTVKNDNSSRFGKFIRINFDVAGYIVGANIETYLLEKSRATRQAKDERTFHIFYQLMCGTSEETKADLLLGTADQYRFLTGGSIPVPGQSDSENFTQTMDSMAIMGFTPEESLSMLKVISAVLQFGNISFMKEKNQDQASMPDNTAAQKLCHLLGINVLEFTRAILTPRIKVGREYVQKAQTKEQADFAVEALAKATYERLFRWLVHRINRALDRRQRQGASFIGILDIAGFEIFQLNSFEQLCINYTNEKLQQLFNHTMFILEQEEYQREGIEWNFIDFGLDLQPCIDLIEKPTHPPGVLALLDEECWFPRATDRSFVEKLSGEQGSHPKFFRSKQPRGEADFSIIHYAGKVDYKANDWLVKNMDPLNDNVASLLHQSSDHFVSELWKEDIQTLPRVYFFDSYATLQANGSDMDRIVGLDQVSTGENSGPVNFGAAGLKTKKGMFRTVGQLYKESLTKLMATLRNTNPNFLRCIIPNHEKRAGKLSPHLVLDQLRCNGVLEGIRICRQGFPNRIPFQEFRQRYEILTPNAIPRAFMDGKQASELMIRALELDHNLFRVGQSKVFFRAGVLAHLEEERDLKITDTIIRFQSVSRGYLARKAFMKKQQQLSALRVMQRNCAAYLKLRNWQWWRLFTKVKPLLQVTRQDEEIQVREAQLQKAKDNLTRAEQDYGELERKHAQLVEEKAVLADQLQAEAELFAEAEEMRARLASRKQELEEVLGELETRLEEEEERGAQLTNEKKKMQQNIQDLEEQLEEEESARQRLLLEKVTLETRVKSLETDLLNAAEQRDRFSKEKKQCEERLSEVTDQLTEEEEKTKSLNKLKNKQEAVIADLEERLKREEQGRLEQEKWRRRMESESVEAQEQLSDLGMLSAELRGSLAQKEKEITTLQGRLEEEGARRAEAQRALREAMSQVSELKEEVENERGMRERAEKQRRDLGEELEALRTELEDTLDTTAAQQELRSRREAELNDLQRCVEEETRRHEVQLSELRVKHSAAIDNLQEQLDNSKRARQSLEKAKAMLEEERQNLSSELKSLQSGRTESERGRKRAEGQLQELSARLAQADREREEREDRVHKLQSEIETMSANLSSADTKSLRLSKEVSSLESQLNDAKESLQDETRQKMALASRVRALEEEKNGLMERQEEEEERAKELTRQIQTQTQQLAELRKQSEEVNTAVEAGEEIRRKLQRELDSTVQRERQKEEEKERVERQRERLREEIEDMTLALQRERQNCTALEKRQKKFDQCLAEEKAVSTRLAEERDKAEADSREKETRCLALSRALQETQDLREELERANKQLRLEMEQLVNQQDDVGKNVHELERTRRSLETEAENLRVQTQDLEEELAEAENSRLRLEVTLQALKAQFEREISTNEEKGEEKRRALSKQVRELEIQLEEERSQRSQAVSSKKQLEAELQEAEAQVENSSRGKEEAVKQLRRLQGQMKEILRELDETKLSREEVIAQSKDSEKKIQTLEADVLQLTEELSMSERQRRQAQQERDEMADEMVNSSSGKNALYEEKRRLEARVSQLEEELEEEQSNSELVAERQRKMALQVETLTVQLQGERTLAQKAEAAREQLERQNKELKTRLGEMEGAVRGKHRLSVAALEAKIESMEEQLEQERQERAIANKLVRKTEKKLKEVMMQAEDERRHADQYREQLDKSMVRLKQLKRQLEEVEEENSRSNAQKRKLQRELEELADSGQSMTREITSLRSQLSVPDWRAPLPLSLRGRRALVDDLSLENSDSEEPPASPTPSSGLPGTPTPSSEHSLDPPPPYTVNNTE; translated from the exons TCGGCCAGCATTCGGGAGGAGCGCGGCgatgaggtggaggtggagctgaCAGACAGCCAGCGGCGGATTACTCTGTCCAGGGAGGAGGTGCAGCGAATGAACCCCCCACGCTTCAGCAAAGTGGAGGACATGGCCGACCTCACCTGCCTCAACGAAGCCTCGGTGCTGCACAACCTGAGAGAGAGATACTACTCTGGCTTGATTTAT acATATTCCGGGCTGTTCTGTGTGGTGGTCAACCCTTACAAGAACCTGCCCATCTACACAGAGTCCATCGTGGAGATGTACCGAGGCAAGAAGCGCCACGAGATGCCCCCTCACATTTACGCCATATCAGAGGCCGCGTATCGCAGCATGCTACAAG ACAGAGAAGATCAGTCAATCCTCTGCAC AGGCGAGTCTGGAGCTGGGAAAACAGAGAACACAAAGAAAGTCATCCAGTATTTGGCTCACGTCGCCTCTTCTCATAAAAGTGGCACTCTGGGTAGAAACAAGGAAGCTGCGCAG AGTATGCAATAT GGCGAGCTGGagaggcagctgctgcaggccAACCCCATATTAGAGGCCTTTGGCAACGCAAAGACTGTCAAGAACGACAACTCTTCAAGATTT GGTAAATTCATCCGCATTAATTTCGACGTGGCGGGGTACATCGTTGGTGCCAACATTGAGACCT ACCTCCTTGAAAAGTCCCGGGCCACCCGTCAGGCCAAAGATGAGAGGACATTCCACATCTTTTACCAGCTGATGTGTGGAACTTCAGAGGAGACAAAAG CTGACCTACTCTTAGGAACAGCTGATCAGTACCGCTTCCTCACCGGCGGCTCCATCCCCGTCCCTGGTCAGAGCGATTCAGAGAACTTCACCCAGACTATGGACTCCATGGCTATAATGGGCTTCACCCCGGAGGAGTCGCTGT CCATGCTGAAGGTGATCTCTGCTGTGCTCCAGTTCGGGAATATTTCCTTCATGAAGGAGAAGAACCAGGACCAGGCCTCGATGCCTGACAACACAGCTGCTCAGAAACTGTGCCATCTGCTGGGCATCAACGTGCTGGAGTTCACTCGGGCCATCCTCACTCCCAGGATCAAAGTGGGTCGAGAGTATGTGCAGAAAGCCCAGACGAAAGAACAG GCTGACTTTGCTGTGGAGGCCCTGGCGAAGGCCACGTATGAGCGTCTGTTCAGATGGCTGGTCCACAGGATCAACAGAGCTCTGGACCGCAGACAGAGACAGGGGGCTTCCTTCATAGGGATCCTTGATATCGCTGGATTCGAGATCTTCCAG CTGAACTCCTTTGAGCAGCTGTGCATCAACTACACCAacgagaagctgcagcagctcttcaaCCACACCATGTTCATCTTGGAGCAGGAGGAGTACCAGCGGGAGGGCATCGAATGGAACTTCATCGACTTCGGCCTAGACTTGCAGCCCTGCATTGACCTCATCGAGAAACCG ACCCACCCGCCTGGTGTTCTGGCCCTGCTGGATGAAGAGTGCTGGTTCCCCCGGGCAACAGACCGCTCGTTTGTAGAGAAGCTGTCCGGCGAGCAAGGCAGCCATCCAAAATTCTTCCGTTCAAAGCAGCCACGCGGGGAAGCTGACTTCTCCATCATTCACTATGCTGGCAAG GTGGACTACAAGGCAAATGATTGGCTGGTGAAGAACATGGATCCTCTGAACGACAACGTGGCCTCTCTTCTGCACCAGTCGTCTGATCATTTTGTATCAGAGCTGTGGAAGGAAG ATATCCAAACTCTTCCTCGTGTCTACTTCTTTGACTCCTATGCCACACTGCAGGCTAATGGCTCCGACA TGGACAGGATTGTGGGTCTGGACCAGGTGTCGACGGGAGAGAACAGCGGCCCGGTCAACTTCGGAGCAGCTGGTCTGAAGACGAAGAAGGGAATGTTCAGGACCGTTGGTCAGCTCTATAAGGAGTCTCTCACCAAGCTGATGGCCACGCTGAGGAACACCAACCCCAACTTCCTGCGCTGCATCATACCCAACCACGAGAAGAGG GCCGGTAAGCTGTCCCCCCACCTGGTTTTGGACCAGCTGAGGTGTAATGGAGTTCTGGAGGGGATCCGTATCTGCAGACAAGGCTTCCCTAACCGCATACCATTCCAGGAGTTCAGGCAGAG GTATGAGATCCTGACTCCTAATGCGATCCCTCGTGCCTTCATGGATGGCAAACAGGCATCAGAACTCATG ATCCGAGCTTTGGAACTGGACCACAACCTGTTCAGGGTGGGTCAGAGTAAAGTCTTCTTCAGAGCTGGAGTCCTGGCTCACCTGGAAGAAGAACGAGACCTGAAGATCACTGACACCATCATACGCTTCCAAAGCGTCTCCAGAGGCTACCTCGCACGCAA AGCCTTtatgaagaagcagcagcagctgagcgCTCTGAGGGTGATGCAGAGGAACTGTGCTGCTTATCTCAAACTCAGGAACTGGCAGTGGTGGCGGCTGTTCACCAAG GTGAAGCCCCTGCTGCAGGTGACCCGACAGGACGAGGAGATCCAGGTGAGGGAAGCCCAGCTCCAGAAGGCTAAGGATAATCTCACCCGAGCGGAGCAGGACTACGGAGAGCTTGAAAGGAAACATGCTCAG CTGGTGGAGGAGAAAGCAGTGCTGGCTGACCAGCTGcaggcagaggcagagctgTTTGCGGAGGCAGAGGAGATGAGGGCCAGGCTAGCCAGCCGGAaacaggagctggaggaggtgctggGCGAGCTGGAGACTCggttggaggaagaggaggagagaggtgcGCAGCTGACcaatgagaagaagaagatgcagcagaaTATACAG GACCTGGAGGAGCAgttagaggaggaggaaagtgcCCGACAGCGCCTCCTGCTGGAGAAGGTCACCCTTGAGACCAGAGTTAAGAGTCTGGAAACCGACCTGCTGAATGCAGCAGAGCAAAGAGACCGATTCAGCAAG GAAAAGAAACAGTGTGAGGAGCGTCTGAGTGAAGTCACCGATCAGCTcactgaggaagaggagaaaaccAAAAGTCTGAACAAACTcaagaacaaacaggaagctgtcATTGCTGACCTCGAGG AGCGCTTGAAGCGTGAGGAGCAAGGCCGCTTAGAGCAGGagaaatggaggaggaggatggagagtgAGTCGGTGGAGGCCCAGGAGCAGCTGTCAGATCTGGGCATGCTGTCAGCCGAGCTGAGGGGCAGTCTGGctcagaaggagaaggagatcACCACCTTGCAAGGCCG GTTGGAGGAAGAGGGAGCGCGTCGTGCAGAAGCTCAAAGGGCACTGAGGGAGGCCATGTCCCAGGTGTCTgagctgaaggaggaagtggagaaCGAACGAGGGATGAGGGAAAGGGCggagaaacagaggagagacctGGGCGAGGAGCTGGAGGCTTTGAGAACTGAGCTGGAGGACACACTAGACACCACAGCTGCTCAGCAGGAGCTAAG GTCTCGTCGGGAGGCAGAATTAAATGACCTCCAGCGATGTGTTGAAGAGGAGACTCGCCGCCACGAGGTCCAGCTGTCAGAGCTCAGAGTCAAACACAGCGCAGCCATAGACAACCTCCAGGAACAGCTGGACAACAGCAAAAGA GCTCGTCAGTCGCTAGAGAAAGCCAAGGCGATgctggaggaagagaggcagaaTTTGTCCTCTGAGCTCAAGAGCCTCCAATCTGGCCGCACAGAGAGTGAAAGAGGCCGCAAGAGGGCCGAGGGTCAGCTGCAGGAGCTCAGCGCCCGACTGGCTCAggctgacagagagagggaggagagggaagaccGAGTGCACAAGCTGCAG aGTGAGATTGAGACTATGTCTGCCAATTTGTCCTCTGCTGACACCAAATCCCTTCGGCTATCGAAAGAGGTCAGCAGCCTGGAGAGTCAGCTGAATGATGCAAAG gAATCGCTGCAGGATGAAACACGCCAAAAGATGGCTCTAGCCTCGAGGGTGCGagcgctggaggaggagaagaacgGACTGATggaaagacaggaggaggaggaggagagagccaAAGAGCTGACCCGGCAGATCCAGACTCAAACCCAGCAG CTGGCAGAACTCCGTAAGCAGTCGGAGGAGGTGAACACTGCGGTGGAGGCTGGAGAGGAGATACGCAGGAAACTCCAGAGAGAGCTGGACAGCACCGTCCAGAGGGAGcgacagaaggaggaggagaaggagcgaGTGGAGAGGCAGCGGGAGCGACTGAGGGAGGAGATAGAGGACATGACGCTCGCcctacagagagaaagacagaactGCACGGCCctagaaaagaggcagaagaAGTTCGACCAG TGTCTGGCAGAGGAGAAGGCGGTGAGCACTCGGCTGGCAGAGGAAAGGGACAAAGCAgaagcagacagcagagagaaggagacaagATGTCTGGCACTTTCCCGAGCCCTGCAG GAGACCCAGGACCTGAGGGAAGAGCTGGAGAGGGCCAACAAGCAGCTCCGTCTGGAAATGGAACAGCTTGTAAACCAGCAGGATGATGTCGGCAAGAAT GTCCACGAGCTGGAGCGGACTCGCAGGAGCTTAGAAACAGAAGCCGAGAACCTGCGGGTTCAGACCCAGgacctggaggaggagctggcgGAGGCGGAGAACTCGAGGCTGAGGCTGGAGGTCACCCTGCAAGCACTCAAGGCTCAGTTTGAGAGGGAGATCAGCACGAACgaggagaagggagaggagaagaggagggcaCTAAGCAAACAG GTGAGGGAGTTGGAGatccagctggaggaggagaggagtcaGAGGTCTCAGGCCGTGTCGTCTAAGAAGCAGCTGGAAGCAGAACTGCAGGAAGCCGAGGCCCAGGTGGAGAATTCCAGCCGTGGAAAAGAGGAGGCCGTGAAGCAGCTGAGGAGGCTGCAG GgtcaaatgaaagaaattcTGCGCGAGTTAGACGAGACCAAGTTGTCTCGGGAGGAGGTGATCGCACAGTCGAAAGACAGTGAAAAGAAGATCCAAACACTGGAAGCAGATGTCCTTCAGCTCACTGAG GAGCTTTCTAtgtcagagaggcagaggagacagGCTCAGCAGGAAAGAGATGAGATGGCTGATGAGATGGTCAACAGCAGTTCTGGAAA gaATGCACTGTATGAAGAGAAGCGAAGGTTAGAGGCACGGGTCAGTCAGCTTGAGGAGGAgttggaggaggagcagagtaACTCTGAACTGGTAGCTGAGAGACAAAGGAAGATGGCTCTACAG GTGGAGACTCTGACCGTGCAGCTACAGGGAGAGAGGACTCTGGCGCAGAAGGCAGAGGCAGCCAGGGAGCAGCTGGAGAGGCAGAACAAGGAGCTGAAGACCCGActgggagagatggagggagcgGTGAGGGGCAAACACAGGCTCAGCGTCGCCGCCCTGGAGGCCAAGATAGAGTCcatggaggagcagctggagcaggagagaca GGAACGAGCCATTGCCAACAAGCTGGtgaggaagacagagaagaaaCTGAAGGAGGTGATGATGCAGGCAGAGGACGAGAGACGACATGCAGACCAGTACAGAGAACAG CTGGATAAATCGATGGTCCGCCTGAAGCAGCTGAAGAggcagctggaggaggtggaggaggagaactcTCGCTCCAACGCCCagaagaggaagctgcagagggagctggaggagcttGCCGACAGCGGTCAGAGCATGACGAGAGAGATCACCTCTCTCCGCAGCCAGCTCAG CGTCCCTGACTG GCGTGCTCCGCTGCCCCTGTCGTTGCGTGGACGCAGAGCGCTGGTCGACGACCTCTCGTTGGAGAACTCTGACTCAGAGGAGCCCCCTGCCTCGCCGACACCGTCCTCCGGGCTCCCAGGGACCCCAACTCCCTCCTCTGAACACAGCCTGGACCCACCACCGCCCTACACCGTCAATAACACAGAGTGA